From the genome of Rhizobacter sp. AJA081-3:
TACGCGCTGCTCGAGGCCGCGCGGCTGTGGAACGCGCCGGCCTATGCCGAGAACGGCCGCCGCCTGCTCGCCCTGGTGCGCAGCAAGGAGGTGGCCGTCAACGGCGCGGGCGTGCCGGTGCTGCTGTCGGGCACGGTGGGCTTCAGGCTCGACAAGGGACGCTTGCGCATCAACCCGAGCTACGTGCCGGGCTTCATGTTCCGCTACTTCGCGACGGTCGATCCGCAGGGGCCTTGGCAGGCCATCTGGGAGGGCTTCCTGGCCATGGCGCCGCAGATGTTCGCCGCCGGCGTGGCGCCGGACAACCTGGTCGTCGACGCCGCCGGCCGCGCCATCCCCGACACCGAACGGCCGCCCTCGGCCAGCTACGACGGCATCCGCGTCTACCTGTGGGCGGGCGTCTCCGGCGCGGGCAGCGAGACGCTGCTCAAGCAGCTCGCGCCCTACGCCGCGCTGACTCGCCAGCGCGGCACGCCGCCCGAGAAAGTCGATCCGCTGACCGGCGTGGCCCAGCGCGGCGACTACTCGCCGATCGGCTACTCGGGCGCGCTGCTGCCCTTCCTGAAGGCGACAGGCGACACCGCGCTGCTCGAGCAGCAGCGCGATCGCGTGCGCCGCTCGCCACTGAACTCGACCAGCAACTACTACGACCAGGTGCTGGTGCTGTTCGGCACCGGATGGATCGAAGGCCACTATCGCTTCGATGCTCAAGGCAGGCTGCTGCCGCGCTGGTCGTCGCGCTGAACTGTGGCGGCCGGCAACGGCCGCAACTCGATGGCCGCGCTGCGCAGCACGCCAAACACGCGCGGGCCGCGCAGCAGGTAGCGGCGGGCCATGCGGCGCGGATCCTGCAGCAGGCGGTACAGCCACTCCATGCCGCTGCGCTGCATCCACGGCGGCGCGCGTTGCTCATCGCCGGTGATGAAGTTGATCGATGCGCCGATGCACAGCGCCAGCCCGCGCGCCGTGCCGCGCTCGCGCAGCGCCTGGGCCAGCACCTCCTGCTGCGGCGAGCCCACGGCGAGCAGGCAGAAGCGGAACGGACTGTGCGACTCGATGAACTCCAGGCAGGCCTGCACTGCCTGCGGGTCGCGCACGAAGCCCATCGGCGGCACATGCTGCGACAGCCGGCGCAGGCCGTACAGCGCCTCCAACTGCAGCGCCTGTGCCGGCGTGCCGCCGATCAGCACGATCCCGTCGTCCGGCGCGATGACGTCGCGAAACAGTGCCGCCGTGAGGTCGCTGCCGCGGCACACCGGCAACTCGATGCCGCGTGTGGCGCCGAGCAGCCTGGCGACGAAGCGGCTGTCCAGCAGCACGTAGGTGGCCTCGTCGTAGAGCGCACGGAACGCGGCGTCGTCGTGAAGGCGGATCAGGTGATCGGCGTTCGGCGTGACCACGTAGCCGTAGTCGCGCTGGCCGAAGCCGGCCGCCACGCGGGTGAAGCCGGCGAGGTCGCAGTCGTCGAACCGCAGGCTGTGCCTGGCCGCACGCGGCGGCGCGGCAACCCGGAAGAAGCCCGCGAAGTGCCGGGCGAACTCGCCCAGGCCCGCGAGCGCGAGCAGCACGACGGTGACGATCCAGCGCGGCACCATCGAGTCGCCGGCCTGCACCAGCGCGTCCCAGCGCCGCGCGGGGGGCTGCACCAGCACGCCCACCGGCACGTGGTCGCCGACGAAGGCGACCGCCGGCCGGACCAGCGCCATTTCGAGGTGTCGCGGGCACAGGCCGATGGGCACCGACAGCGCCTTCAACCGCTTCAGCGTCTGCGGCAGGCGATGCTCGGCCTGCACGGGCAGCGCCAGCACGATCCAGTCGATCTTGCGCGTCTTGCCCAGCTCGATGAGCTGGTCGACGGTGCCCTGCGCCGCGGCGGCCGAAGGCACGGCACCTTCGAATCCGTCGTCGAACACGCCGATCAGCTCGACGGTGTGCGCGCGCGTCTGGCGCAGCGCATGCACCAGCCGCTGCGCAGCCTGGCCCGCGCCGACCACCGCGATGACTTCGGTGAGCAGCCCGGCA
Proteins encoded in this window:
- the bcsZ gene encoding cellulose synthase complex periplasmic endoglucanase BcsZ, whose translation is MTMDRRHCLKLTLGAWALAGVWPNALAAPDWPAWEAFAGRFVQADGRVIDITFDRKSTSEGQSYGLFFALVANDRARFDTILKWTSDNLAGGRLGERLPAWLWGQRADGGWGVKDENSAADGDLWIAYALLEAARLWNAPAYAENGRRLLALVRSKEVAVNGAGVPVLLSGTVGFRLDKGRLRINPSYVPGFMFRYFATVDPQGPWQAIWEGFLAMAPQMFAAGVAPDNLVVDAAGRAIPDTERPPSASYDGIRVYLWAGVSGAGSETLLKQLAPYAALTRQRGTPPEKVDPLTGVAQRGDYSPIGYSGALLPFLKATGDTALLEQQRDRVRRSPLNSTSNYYDQVLVLFGTGWIEGHYRFDAQGRLLPRWSSR
- a CDS encoding WecB/TagA/CpsF family glycosyltransferase → MLPPDSSAASPRSAAPSDWLPPDFRPRLSYHLVSMSGALFLLLDPLCLVAAAWLALTLGPAVPGGVGLVGAFEGDLMPAALVAAVLAAFTLYDPRFGLQASRSDGVPGLLRTHLLRFALFLLGLLALGAASGAMRSFPTAWLTSWLAGTLALTLLARALAARSLQRLQRAGLLTEVIAVVGAGQAAQRLVHALRQTRAHTVELIGVFDDGFEGAVPSAAAAQGTVDQLIELGKTRKIDWIVLALPVQAEHRLPQTLKRLKALSVPIGLCPRHLEMALVRPAVAFVGDHVPVGVLVQPPARRWDALVQAGDSMVPRWIVTVVLLALAGLGEFARHFAGFFRVAAPPRAARHSLRFDDCDLAGFTRVAAGFGQRDYGYVVTPNADHLIRLHDDAAFRALYDEATYVLLDSRFVARLLGATRGIELPVCRGSDLTAALFRDVIAPDDGIVLIGGTPAQALQLEALYGLRRLSQHVPPMGFVRDPQAVQACLEFIESHSPFRFCLLAVGSPQQEVLAQALRERGTARGLALCIGASINFITGDEQRAPPWMQRSGMEWLYRLLQDPRRMARRYLLRGPRVFGVLRSAAIELRPLPAATVQRDDQRGSSLP